One Staphylococcus ratti DNA segment encodes these proteins:
- a CDS encoding TetR/AcrR family transcriptional regulator: MADRRVRKTQAAIKTALITLLKTKEFEQITIQHIADEADINRATFYQHYLDKYDLLDKIEDEVLLRLQQNFQSYAENILTTLKEEREAHLVALYKGILEIISADIVRYQVLLNIHRNGEMEQKIGQTISGNLRSIFPEAETINGVPFRYFHAYIVGSMFAVIKTWILDEARPSVDEQAQYIFQLLYQGPWQNILNESQEGAGQKSI, encoded by the coding sequence ATGGCAGATCGTCGCGTACGAAAAACACAAGCAGCGATAAAAACGGCGCTAATTACATTATTAAAAACAAAGGAATTTGAGCAAATAACGATTCAACACATTGCAGACGAAGCGGATATTAATAGGGCAACATTTTATCAGCATTACTTAGATAAATATGATTTGTTGGATAAAATTGAAGATGAAGTTTTATTACGGTTACAACAAAATTTCCAAAGTTATGCAGAAAATATTTTGACAACATTAAAAGAAGAGCGAGAAGCGCACTTAGTGGCACTGTATAAAGGTATTTTAGAAATTATATCAGCGGATATCGTACGGTACCAAGTGTTGCTCAATATACATCGTAATGGAGAAATGGAGCAAAAAATAGGACAGACCATTTCTGGAAATTTAAGGAGTATTTTTCCAGAAGCAGAGACCATTAATGGTGTTCCGTTTCGCTATTTTCATGCGTATATCGTAGGAAGTATGTTTGCGGTAATAAAAACGTGGATTTTAGATGAGGCGCGTCCATCTGTCGATGAGCAAGCACAATATATTTTCCAATTGTTGTATCAAGGTCCATGGCAAAATATACTTAACGAAAGTCAAGAGGGAGCGGGACAGAAATCTATTTGA
- a CDS encoding YhgE/Pip domain-containing protein: protein MKNKRIWVVPLITTLILLIFATAFYPAYNPKPHDIPMAIVNLDKGTEVQGKKIEIGKQIEQKMMENDQSTLDWHKVSSEAEAIKQVKNGTYAGAIVIDKHFSAHALSPAQSIIMKDKQQEMATKVASGEIPPQMAAQLQQQAPKIPQIEKATMATYYDEGGQGQLGRVVQQALTQMTERINATVSKQNSNALAQNKVSIPSQQLDAIAHPVEAQSTAYHPIKSNQANGNASMVLFMPVWLASMITAVVLYFNYKKNKTSAHPKPRLLFAGLTLLIDFAASTLGAFAYVYFLHGVLNFNFPNPLATALFISLAVAGFSLLVLGIMVWVGIIAAPLFLLFVFFSMQAVMLPFAMVPKFYQQYILPWNPFKHYTSEITRLIYLNHGFTLNANTWMFIAFILFGIISITSAYYFKKFKS, encoded by the coding sequence TTGAAAAATAAACGCATTTGGGTTGTACCCTTAATCACAACACTGATATTATTAATCTTTGCTACGGCATTTTATCCAGCTTATAATCCTAAACCTCATGATATTCCTATGGCAATAGTCAACTTAGATAAAGGGACAGAAGTCCAAGGTAAAAAGATCGAAATCGGAAAACAAATTGAACAAAAAATGATGGAAAATGATCAAAGCACTTTGGATTGGCATAAAGTTAGCAGTGAAGCTGAAGCAATAAAACAAGTGAAAAATGGCACGTACGCCGGTGCGATCGTCATTGATAAACACTTTAGTGCGCATGCATTAAGTCCTGCTCAGTCCATTATTATGAAAGACAAGCAACAAGAAATGGCTACAAAAGTAGCATCTGGAGAAATACCGCCTCAAATGGCGGCACAATTACAACAACAAGCACCGAAAATACCACAAATCGAGAAAGCAACAATGGCAACCTATTATGACGAAGGCGGACAAGGTCAATTAGGACGCGTAGTACAACAAGCGCTCACCCAAATGACAGAACGTATTAATGCGACTGTCAGCAAACAAAATAGTAACGCCTTAGCACAGAACAAAGTATCTATTCCTTCCCAACAACTCGATGCGATCGCGCATCCGGTAGAAGCACAATCAACTGCTTATCATCCTATTAAATCAAACCAAGCAAATGGTAATGCCAGCATGGTTCTGTTTATGCCTGTTTGGCTCGCATCTATGATCACAGCAGTCGTACTTTACTTTAACTATAAAAAGAACAAAACGTCAGCGCATCCAAAGCCACGTCTACTGTTCGCTGGCTTGACTTTGCTTATTGATTTCGCCGCAAGTACACTAGGCGCTTTTGCCTATGTTTATTTCTTGCATGGTGTGCTGAATTTCAATTTCCCAAATCCTTTGGCAACTGCGTTATTTATTAGTTTAGCTGTTGCTGGTTTTTCCTTACTTGTCCTAGGCATCATGGTTTGGGTAGGCATCATCGCTGCACCGCTCTTTTTATTGTTCGTGTTCTTTTCAATGCAAGCTGTGATGTTGCCATTTGCAATGGTTCCAAAATTTTATCAACAGTATATTTTGCCTTGGAACCCATTTAAGCACTACACGTCTGAAATTACACGCCTTATTTATCTTAACCATGGATTCACGTTAAACGCCAACACATGGATGTTTATCGCATTTATCCTTTTTGGCATCATTTCTATTACGAGTGCCTATTATTTTAAAAAATTCAAATCATAA
- a CDS encoding LysM peptidoglycan-binding domain-containing protein produces the protein MRKKLIAAVIGTSAITAVAAHDAEAATYRVQAGDSLWSIANKFNISIAQLKSYNGLDSNLIFPNQVLKVSGDRTSSNTTRTTNTTTTSATYTVRSGDTLSLIASRYGTTYQNIMNLNGLTSTVIYPGQTLKVRGTAPARPSTPTPSPSRPSTPRTATTYTVQAGDSLSAIAARFGTTYQNIMNLNGLTSFLIFPGQTLKVSGNAGSASTPVTPAPSGYYSPVFNHSNLYDWGQCTWHVFNKRLASGKGISTYWWNANAWDDNATRDGYTINNRPAVGSILQTDMGYYGHVAYVERINPDGSILVSEMNYSASPGVLTYRTIPAYSVAQFKYIH, from the coding sequence GTGCGTAAAAAATTAATCGCAGCAGTGATTGGGACATCAGCTATAACAGCTGTAGCTGCACATGATGCAGAAGCTGCAACGTACCGTGTTCAAGCAGGCGATTCATTATGGTCAATTGCGAACAAATTTAACATTTCTATCGCTCAACTGAAGTCTTACAACGGTTTGGATTCAAATCTTATTTTTCCAAATCAAGTATTAAAAGTTTCAGGTGACAGAACGTCATCTAATACAACGAGAACAACAAACACAACAACAACGAGTGCTACGTATACAGTACGTAGCGGGGACACTTTATCTTTAATTGCATCACGATATGGGACAACATATCAAAACATTATGAATTTAAATGGGTTAACGAGCACAGTCATTTATCCTGGCCAAACGCTCAAAGTCCGTGGGACAGCGCCAGCAAGACCGTCAACACCAACACCGTCTCCATCGAGACCATCAACGCCTAGAACGGCAACAACGTATACCGTTCAAGCAGGTGATTCATTATCTGCAATCGCTGCACGTTTTGGTACAACATACCAAAATATTATGAACTTAAACGGGTTAACATCATTTTTGATTTTCCCTGGACAAACATTAAAAGTGAGTGGGAATGCAGGATCAGCTTCAACGCCTGTCACACCAGCACCTTCTGGATACTATTCTCCAGTGTTCAACCATTCTAATCTTTACGATTGGGGTCAATGTACATGGCACGTTTTCAACAAACGTTTAGCATCTGGAAAAGGGATTAGCACATATTGGTGGAATGCGAATGCTTGGGATGACAATGCGACACGTGATGGTTATACAATCAACAACCGTCCAGCTGTAGGTTCAATTTTACAAACAGATATGGGTTACTACGGTCACGTAGCTTACGTAGAACGCATTAATCCTGACGGCAGTATTTTAGTTTCAGAAATGAACTACAGCGCAAGCCCAGGTGTACTCACATATCGTACAATTCCTGCATACAGCGTAGCGCAATTCAAATATATTCATTAA
- a CDS encoding bifunctional cystathionine gamma-lyase/homocysteine desulfhydrase — translation MNKKTLLIHGGQTTDPYTGAVTTPIYQTSTYEQDEIGALRQGYEYSRSANPTRTSLESVIASLEHGTHGFAFGSGMAAMSAVIMLLNQGDHIIVGSDVYGGTYRVMTKVFNRYGITFDFVNTTRIENIEAHIQENTKMVFIETPSNPLLRVTDIQAVSQLAKQHGLLTVVDNTFMTPYYQTPLTLGADIVVHSATKYLGGHSDVVAGLVVVQDEKLAERVGFIQNATGGILGPQDSYLLVRGIKTLGLRLDQIERNTLAIVEMLKQHKAVVKVYHPSLEDHLNADVHRRQSEGMPGVVSFEVQDAETAKKLVTQTQYFTLAESLGAVESLISVPSLMTHASIPADVRAKEGIADGLVRLSLGIEDTEDLVNDLENALNATLSK, via the coding sequence ATGAATAAAAAAACGTTATTAATCCATGGTGGGCAAACAACAGATCCATATACTGGTGCAGTAACGACACCTATTTATCAAACAAGTACTTACGAACAAGATGAGATTGGTGCATTGCGTCAAGGATATGAATATTCACGTTCGGCCAACCCTACACGAACGTCGCTAGAATCAGTCATTGCTTCACTTGAGCATGGCACACATGGGTTTGCTTTTGGTTCAGGAATGGCTGCGATGAGTGCAGTAATCATGTTGTTGAACCAAGGAGATCACATTATTGTAGGTTCTGACGTGTATGGCGGTACGTATCGTGTTATGACAAAAGTGTTCAATCGATATGGCATAACATTTGATTTTGTGAATACGACGCGTATTGAAAATATAGAAGCACATATTCAAGAAAACACCAAAATGGTATTTATCGAAACACCTTCTAATCCATTGTTACGTGTCACGGATATTCAAGCTGTTAGCCAACTCGCAAAACAACACGGATTACTCACAGTAGTAGATAATACGTTTATGACGCCTTACTATCAAACACCATTAACACTTGGTGCAGATATTGTAGTGCATTCTGCGACGAAATATTTAGGTGGGCATAGTGATGTAGTAGCAGGTCTTGTTGTAGTTCAAGATGAGAAACTCGCAGAACGGGTAGGCTTTATTCAAAATGCGACAGGAGGCATTTTAGGGCCTCAAGATAGTTACTTACTCGTTCGAGGTATAAAAACTTTAGGACTGCGTCTTGACCAAATCGAACGTAACACTTTAGCAATTGTAGAAATGTTGAAACAACATAAAGCTGTCGTGAAAGTTTATCACCCAAGCTTGGAAGATCATTTAAATGCCGATGTTCATCGTCGTCAATCAGAAGGTATGCCAGGGGTAGTATCATTTGAAGTTCAAGATGCAGAAACTGCTAAAAAATTAGTGACTCAAACGCAATATTTTACATTGGCTGAAAGTTTAGGTGCAGTCGAAAGTTTAATCTCAGTGCCTAGTTTAATGACGCATGCATCGATTCCCGCTGATGTCCGTGCAAAAGAAGGCATTGCGGATGGTCTCGTACGTCTTTCATTAGGCATTGAAGACACAGAAGATTTAGTAAATGATTTAGAAAACGCACTGAATGCTACGCTGTCAAAATAA
- a CDS encoding PLP-dependent cysteine synthase family protein, translating into MVLKQLDLIGHTPLVQLEHYSTEDVQIYAKLEMFNPGGSIKDRLGKHLIEQALAKGDVNVGGTIVEATAGNTGIGLAIAAKPYHMNCVIFAPEGFSEEKMEIMRALGATIYRTPKAEGMKGARLKAQAYAEEHRAFYTNQFETQENPKAYQHTLATEILQDISDIDCFVAGAGSGGTFSGVAERFKPLGIRCVVVEPTGSILSGQAPGKHDTEGIGVEVWPPFLKRKWVDAVEVVTDERAFHHVKALARYEGLLVGSSSGAALEGALQTAKRLKKGKIVVVFPDGSDRYMSKNIFTYGGIKDE; encoded by the coding sequence ATGGTTTTAAAACAATTGGATTTAATAGGGCACACACCTCTCGTACAATTAGAACATTATAGTACAGAAGATGTGCAAATTTATGCGAAGTTAGAAATGTTTAATCCGGGCGGGAGTATTAAAGACCGTTTAGGAAAACATTTAATCGAGCAAGCGCTAGCTAAAGGGGATGTGAATGTAGGTGGAACGATCGTAGAAGCGACAGCCGGAAACACAGGGATAGGACTGGCGATTGCGGCAAAACCTTACCATATGAACTGTGTCATTTTTGCACCAGAAGGATTTTCAGAAGAAAAAATGGAAATCATGCGTGCCTTAGGTGCAACAATTTATCGCACACCTAAAGCTGAAGGGATGAAAGGCGCACGTCTTAAAGCACAAGCCTATGCTGAAGAACATCGTGCCTTCTATACAAATCAATTTGAGACACAAGAAAACCCAAAAGCTTATCAACATACATTGGCTACTGAAATTCTCCAAGATATATCAGATATTGATTGTTTCGTGGCGGGTGCAGGTTCTGGTGGCACATTTTCTGGAGTGGCAGAACGTTTTAAGCCTTTAGGAATACGATGTGTTGTCGTGGAACCGACAGGCTCTATTTTAAGTGGTCAAGCACCGGGGAAACATGATACTGAAGGTATTGGTGTTGAAGTATGGCCACCATTTTTGAAACGAAAATGGGTAGATGCTGTAGAAGTTGTAACAGATGAACGTGCGTTTCACCATGTAAAAGCACTCGCGCGTTATGAAGGATTGTTAGTCGGCAGTTCCTCAGGTGCAGCACTGGAAGGAGCCTTGCAAACAGCTAAACGATTGAAAAAAGGAAAAATAGTTGTCGTGTTTCCGGATGGAAGCGACCGTTACATGTCTAAAAATATTTTTACGTATGGGGGAATAAAAGATGAATAA
- a CDS encoding GNAT family N-acetyltransferase — protein MRIQLKTDILDTDITALTQLYKSVGWNGHTPEKIACIYHKSTHIVFVYEENWLVGCGRALSDGAFNAAIYDVVVRPSHQHKGIGQRIVHQLVSSIGQVSCIHLISTLGNKSFYERCGFKKLKTGMGIYYKPELKAQYLE, from the coding sequence ATGCGTATTCAGTTAAAAACAGATATTCTTGATACGGACATCACAGCACTTACTCAATTATATAAATCAGTAGGTTGGAACGGACATACCCCAGAAAAAATAGCGTGCATCTATCATAAGAGCACGCATATCGTATTCGTTTATGAAGAAAATTGGCTCGTCGGTTGTGGTCGCGCGTTATCAGATGGTGCCTTTAATGCAGCAATTTATGATGTTGTTGTCCGCCCTTCACATCAACATAAAGGTATCGGCCAACGTATCGTTCATCAACTGGTCTCATCCATTGGCCAAGTTTCCTGTATCCATTTAATTAGCACACTTGGCAATAAATCTTTTTATGAGCGTTGTGGTTTTAAAAAGCTCAAAACTGGGATGGGTATTTATTACAAGCCAGAGCTTAAAGCTCAATATTTAGAATAG
- a CDS encoding carboxylesterase family protein — protein MTYVHTELGTISGVRYPHYEVFKGIPYAKAPIGDLRFKAAQPYHGTLDGFQALEFGPVPIQPPNSLEAFFNVSPQHYKQDEACLTLNVWRPKQTSPNDCLPVVVYFYGGSFVNGHSAQDLYHPHHLVSQEKVIVVTFNYRLGALGFLDWASINDSWDNNLGLSDQICALQWVHQHISDFGGDPQFITAMGQSAGAMSIQALLLHKTAHAMIHRAVLLSGPLQWMSSREGKRKAQEFETLKTQYFPNPPWHQLTSNHILTLMAHQQMKYGKTKGLEFLYAPIQTASFHHTFEHLRLPVLIGQTKSEGDIYIKSERHTLSPQQFQKVLRRQNLDVPPTHQIQTAQQQRDWITKYYFHQPIQRLTQQLAQVTATWTATFAWSRPSHPNYATSYHILDVPFWLGHLDILTAHGLSLTHHEYQLSHQMIHDLCYFAATGTCSWQKTKIYK, from the coding sequence TTGACATATGTACATACTGAGCTAGGTACAATTAGCGGTGTGCGCTATCCACATTATGAAGTGTTTAAAGGCATTCCTTACGCTAAAGCGCCAATAGGTGATTTACGCTTTAAAGCTGCTCAACCCTATCACGGTACTTTAGACGGCTTTCAAGCATTAGAATTTGGCCCTGTACCGATTCAACCGCCGAATTCATTGGAAGCTTTTTTCAATGTTTCTCCCCAACACTACAAGCAAGATGAAGCATGTTTAACATTAAATGTATGGCGCCCGAAACAAACATCACCTAACGATTGCCTCCCTGTCGTCGTGTACTTTTACGGCGGCAGTTTTGTGAATGGCCATAGTGCTCAAGATCTTTATCATCCCCATCATCTCGTCTCACAAGAAAAGGTAATTGTCGTGACATTTAACTATCGACTGGGCGCACTTGGTTTTCTTGATTGGGCTTCAATCAATGACAGTTGGGATAATAACTTAGGACTTTCCGATCAAATTTGCGCACTCCAATGGGTGCATCAACATATTTCAGATTTTGGTGGGGATCCTCAGTTCATCACGGCTATGGGACAGTCTGCCGGCGCAATGAGCATTCAAGCTTTATTGCTTCATAAGACTGCTCACGCTATGATCCATCGTGCTGTCTTATTGAGCGGTCCTTTACAGTGGATGTCCTCTCGTGAAGGGAAACGAAAAGCACAAGAATTTGAAACGCTTAAAACACAATACTTTCCGAACCCCCCTTGGCATCAACTGACTTCAAATCATATTTTAACTCTGATGGCCCACCAACAAATGAAATATGGCAAAACGAAAGGGCTTGAATTTTTATATGCTCCTATTCAAACCGCTTCGTTTCATCACACTTTTGAACATTTAAGACTGCCGGTACTCATCGGACAAACAAAATCAGAGGGCGATATTTATATAAAATCAGAACGTCATACCTTATCCCCTCAACAATTTCAAAAAGTGCTACGCCGCCAAAATTTAGACGTCCCTCCAACGCATCAAATACAAACAGCACAGCAACAACGCGATTGGATTACAAAATATTATTTCCACCAGCCTATCCAACGATTGACCCAACAGTTAGCACAAGTCACCGCCACATGGACGGCTACCTTTGCTTGGTCACGGCCTAGTCACCCTAACTATGCGACAAGTTACCATATTTTAGATGTGCCATTTTGGTTAGGGCACCTTGATATCTTAACCGCTCATGGACTGTCACTTACTCATCATGAGTATCAACTCAGCCACCAAATGATACATGACTTATGTTATTTTGCAGCTACAGGTACGTGTTCGTGGCAAAAGACTAAAATATACAAATAA
- a CDS encoding sodium-dependent transporter, translating to MSKQSQWKSSTGFILASAGSAIGLGAMWKFPYMAGMYGGGAFLLMFLIFTVLVGLPLLVMEFTVGKLGRTYTTEIYGKLTGKKWLNIIGWNGNLAVFVLFGFYSVIGGWIIIYIGIVLLQLLHILPTSLHDIQFETIISNPVYTLLGQFIFIGLTCIIVMLGVEKGLEKASKLMMPLLFIFLLVIVIKALSLDGAMEGVRYLLQPRVEDITMESMLFALGQSFFALSLGTTGMITYASYAPKAMTIKTSALTIVIMNIVISVLAGLAIFPALQTFGYKPEEGPGLLFKVLPLVFESMQWGAFFYIVFLILFLFAALTSSISLLELNVSNFTRNDNRKRCKVAFMFSVAVFVISIPAMLSFGTLSHVKFGAGTIFDNMDFLVSNLLMPLGALATTLVVGYVIDLKSLKEGFGPDRFKLIYPWYALVRYVLPFVILIVFILQLI from the coding sequence GTGTCTAAACAGTCACAGTGGAAGTCGTCGACGGGATTTATACTTGCTAGCGCGGGTTCTGCGATTGGCCTTGGGGCAATGTGGAAGTTTCCATACATGGCAGGAATGTATGGTGGCGGCGCATTTTTATTGATGTTTCTTATTTTTACTGTTTTAGTAGGATTGCCATTATTAGTAATGGAATTTACAGTAGGGAAACTGGGACGTACCTATACGACAGAAATCTACGGTAAATTAACAGGAAAAAAATGGCTCAATATTATCGGATGGAACGGAAATTTAGCTGTATTTGTATTGTTTGGTTTTTATAGTGTCATTGGTGGATGGATTATTATTTATATTGGTATTGTATTATTACAGCTACTTCATATTCTTCCAACAAGCCTCCATGATATTCAATTTGAAACGATTATTAGTAATCCGGTGTATACATTACTTGGGCAATTTATATTTATTGGACTGACGTGTATCATTGTGATGCTAGGTGTCGAGAAAGGTTTAGAAAAAGCGTCAAAATTGATGATGCCATTATTGTTCATTTTTTTACTGGTTATTGTCATTAAAGCACTTTCATTAGATGGTGCGATGGAAGGCGTACGTTATTTATTACAACCGCGTGTTGAAGACATTACGATGGAATCGATGTTATTCGCTTTAGGGCAATCCTTTTTTGCGCTTTCATTAGGAACGACAGGGATGATTACGTACGCAAGTTATGCACCTAAAGCAATGACGATTAAAACATCAGCTTTAACAATAGTAATCATGAATATTGTGATTTCAGTGCTTGCGGGCTTAGCGATTTTTCCAGCCTTGCAAACGTTTGGTTACAAACCGGAAGAAGGACCGGGATTACTTTTTAAAGTATTACCGCTTGTATTTGAAAGTATGCAATGGGGTGCGTTTTTCTATATTGTCTTTTTAATTTTATTTTTATTTGCAGCGCTTACCTCTTCTATTTCGTTACTTGAGTTAAATGTATCTAATTTTACACGCAATGATAATCGGAAACGCTGTAAGGTAGCATTTATGTTTAGTGTGGCTGTTTTCGTAATCAGTATCCCAGCAATGTTATCTTTTGGGACGTTGAGCCATGTAAAATTTGGTGCAGGTACGATTTTTGACAATATGGACTTTTTAGTGTCGAATTTATTAATGCCTCTAGGCGCATTGGCAACGACGTTAGTTGTAGGCTATGTCATTGATCTAAAGTCTCTCAAAGAAGGCTTTGGACCTGACCGCTTCAAACTTATTTATCCATGGTACGCTTTAGTGAGGTATGTCTTACCTTTCGTGATCTTAATCGTATTCATATTACAATTGATATAA
- a CDS encoding pyruvate, water dikinase regulatory protein: MTQHQLTIFVVSDSIGETAQRMIHAVISQFPDLRDIEVKKFSFIKNEEDLLNVLKLAKTKGAIVVTTLVTEEYNAAGQDYSKAHGIPYVDYMSPLMALIENKTGLDPAKETGRIRKLDDDYFKRIEAIEYSVKYDDGKHFTDIGEADALIVGVSRTSKTPLSMYLANKGYKIANLPLVPEVGIPEDVFKHQNLKVFGLTASPQYIMNIRTERVKVLGMTGKANYNDLERIKKELAYAEEVFKRLNATVINTEYRSIEESAFYIEKFLQ, from the coding sequence GTGACACAACATCAGCTTACAATTTTTGTCGTGTCGGATTCAATCGGCGAGACGGCACAGCGTATGATACATGCAGTGATTAGTCAGTTTCCGGATTTAAGAGACATTGAAGTGAAAAAGTTTTCGTTTATTAAAAATGAAGAAGATTTGCTTAATGTGTTAAAGCTAGCAAAGACAAAAGGCGCTATCGTCGTTACGACGCTTGTCACTGAAGAATACAATGCGGCAGGCCAAGACTATTCGAAAGCGCATGGTATTCCTTATGTCGATTATATGTCTCCCCTCATGGCATTAATCGAAAACAAAACAGGGTTAGACCCTGCGAAAGAAACAGGTCGTATTCGCAAACTCGATGATGATTATTTTAAACGTATCGAGGCGATTGAATATTCCGTGAAGTACGATGACGGGAAACATTTTACGGACATCGGAGAAGCGGACGCGCTGATTGTGGGGGTATCTCGTACCTCCAAAACACCGCTCAGCATGTACTTAGCCAATAAAGGATATAAAATTGCCAATCTTCCTCTCGTTCCGGAAGTAGGCATACCGGAAGATGTATTTAAACATCAAAATTTGAAAGTATTTGGTTTAACGGCGAGTCCTCAATACATCATGAATATTCGCACAGAACGCGTAAAAGTATTAGGCATGACTGGTAAAGCAAATTATAATGATCTCGAACGTATAAAAAAAGAACTCGCTTATGCGGAAGAAGTTTTTAAAAGGTTGAATGCAACGGTAATCAATACCGAATATCGTTCAATTGAAGAGTCTGCTTTTTATATTGAAAAATTTCTACAATAA